In the Hordeum vulgare subsp. vulgare chromosome 7H, MorexV3_pseudomolecules_assembly, whole genome shotgun sequence genome, one interval contains:
- the LOC123409059 gene encoding uncharacterized protein LOC123409059, whose amino-acid sequence MSAVVCGKRSSSIFADDLLLQQASSSPPSHHSPAAKRSRYAHHHHRRDALLGQLRAAFPAMDPQLLERALEASGDDLDDAIKSLKELHLMESNQANPSATGSTFENGPTAVQPSVEGIVASSGVDTATQHQPAADSHQPSNSGPEWVDLFVREMSNASDMDDARARASRALEALTKSILEGAGAEAAQSLHQENMMLKEQMTAVLSQNAVLKRAVAIQHERQKEFDERSHEVQGLKQLVLQYQEQLRTLEINNYALQMHLKQAQQSSSMPGRYNPDVF is encoded by the exons ATGTCTGCGGTAGTCTGCGGCAAGAGGTCCTCCTCCATCTTCGCGGACGACCTGCTGCTCCAacaggcctcctcctcccctccttcccACCACAGCCCCGCCGCCAAGCGCTCCCGCTAcgcgcaccaccaccaccgccgggaCGCGCTCCTCGGCCAGCTCCGGGCCGCCTTCCCAGCCATGGATCCCCAG CTGCTTGAGAGGGCCCTTGAAGCGTCTGGAGATGATTTGGATGATGCAATCAAGAGTTTGAAGGAGCTGCACCTCATGGAGTCAAATCAGGCTAACCCGTCGGCCACTGGTTCCACATTTGAAAATGGGCCGACAGCAGTCCAGCCATCTGTTGAAG GTATTGTTGCCAGCAGCGGTGTGGACACAGCTACTCAACACCAACCTGCCGCAGATAGCCATCAGCCAAGTAACAGTGGCCCTGAATGGGTCGATCTTTTTGTGAGAGAGATGTCAAATGCTTCTGACATGGACGATGCACGGGCCCGTGCATCAAGAGCTCTGGAAGCCTTGACGAAGTCCATACTGGAGGGTGCAGGAGCTGAAGCAGCGCAGAGCTTGCATCAG GAGAACATGATGCTCAAGGAGCAGATGACGGCCGTCCTGTCGCAGAACGCGGTCCTGAAGCGCGCGGTGGCAATCCAGCATGAGCGACAGAAGGAGTTCGACGAGCGCAGCCACGAGGTGCAGGGCCTGAAGCAGCTCGTCCTGCAGTACCAGGAGCAGCTGAGGACTCTTGAG ATCAACAACTACGCGCTGCAGATGCATCTGAAGCAGGCCCAGCAGAGCAGCTCCATGCCCGGGCGCTACAACCCGGACGTCTTCTAG